A region of Vicugna pacos chromosome 7, VicPac4, whole genome shotgun sequence DNA encodes the following proteins:
- the FLNC gene encoding filamin-C isoform X2, producing the protein MMNNSGYSEAPGLGLGDEADDMPSTEKDLAEDAPWKKIQQNTFTRWCNEHLKCVGKRLTDLQRDLSDGLRLIALLEVLSQKRMYRKFHPRPNFRQMKLENVSVALEFLEREHIKLVSIDSKAIVDGNLKLILGLIWTLILHYSISMPMWEDEDDEDARKQTPKQRLLGWIQNKVPQLPITNFNRDWQDGKALGALVDNCAPGLCPDWEAWDPNQPVENAREAMQQADDWLGVPQVIAPEEIVDPNVDEHSVMTYLSQFPKAKLKPGAPVRSKQLNPKKAIAYGPGIEPQGNTVLQPAHFTVQTVDAGVGEVLVYIEDPEGHTEEAKVVPNNDKNRTYAVSYVPKVAGLHKVTVLFAGQNIERSPFEVNVGMALGDANKVSARGPGLEPVGNVANKPTYFDIYTAGAGTGDVAVVIVDPQGRRDTVEVALEDKGDSTFRCTYRPVMEGPHTVHVAFAGAPITRSPFPVHVAEACNPNACRASGRGLQPKGVRVKEVADFKVFTKGAGSGELKVTVKGPKGTEEPVKVREAGDGVFECEYYPVVPGKYVVTITWGGYAIPRSPFEVQVSPEAGVQKVRAWGPGLETGQVGKSADFVVEAIGTEVGTLGFSIEGPSQAKIECDDKGDGSCDVRYWPTEPGEYAVHVICDDEDIRDSPFIAHIQPAPPDCFPDKVKAFGPGLEPTGCIVDKPAEFTIDARAAGKGDLKLYAQDADGCPIDIKVIPNGDGTFRCSYVPTKPIKHTIIISWGGVNVPKSPFRVNVGEGSHPERVKVYGPGVEKTGLKANEPTYFTVDCSEAGQGDVSIGIKCAPGVVGPAEADIDFDIIKNDNDTFTVKYTPPGAGRYTIMVLFANQEIPASPFHIKVDPSHDASKVKAEGPGLNRTGVEVGKPTHFTVLTKGAGKAKLDVHFAGAAKGEAVRDFEIIDNHDYSYTVKYTAVQQGNMAVTVTYGGDPVPKSPFVVNVAPPLDLSKVKVQGLNSKVAVGQEQAFSVNTRGAGGQGQLDVRMTSPSRRPIPCKLEPGGGADTQAVRYMPPEEGPYKVDITYDGHPVPGSPFTVEGVLPPDPSKVCAYGPGLKGGLVGTPAPFSIDTKGAGTGGLGLTVEGPCEAKIECQDNGDGSCAVSYLPTEPGEYTINILFAEAHIPGSPFKATIRPVFDPSKVRASGPGLERGKAGEAATFTVDCSEAGEAELTIEILSDAGVKAEVLIHNNADGTYHITYSPAFPGTYTITIKYGGHPVPKFPTRVHVQPAVDTSGVKVSGPGVEPHGVLREVTTEFTVDARSLTATGGNHVTARVLNPSGAKTDTYVTDNGDGTYRVQYTAYEEGVHLVEVLYDDVAVPKSPFRVGVTEGCDPTRVRAFGPGLEGGLVNKANRFTVETRGAGTGGLGLAIEGPSEAKMSCKDNKDGSCTVEYIPFTPGDYDVNITFGGRPIPGSPFRVPVKDVVDPGKVKCSGPGLGAGVRARVPQTFTVDCSQAGRAPLQVAVLGPTGVAEPVEVRDNGDGTHTVHYTPATDGPYTVAVKYADQEVPRSPFKIKVLPAHDASKVRASGPGLNAAGIPASLPVEFTIDARDAGEGLLTVQILDPEGKPKKANIRDNGDGTYTVSYLPDMSGRYTITIKYGGDEIPYSPFRIHALPTGDASKCLVTVSIGGHGLGACLGPRIQIGEETVITVDAKAAGKGKVTCTVSTPDGAELDVDVVENHDGTFDIYYTAPEPGKYVITIRFGGEHIPNSPFHVLATEEPVVPVEPMESMLRPFNLVIPFTVQKGELTGEVRMPSGKTARPNITDNKDGTITVRYAPTEKGLHHMGIKYDGNHIPGSPLQFYVDAINSRHVSAYGPGLSHGMVNKPATFTIVTKDAGEGGLSLAVEGPSKAEITCKDNKDGTCTVSYLPTAPGDYSIIVRFDDKHIPGSPFTAKITGDDSMRTSQLNVGTSTDVSLKITESDLSQLTASIRAPSGNEEPCLLKRLPNRHIGISFTPKEVGEHVVSVRKSGKHVTNSPFKILVGPSEIGDASKVRVWGKGLSEGHTFQVAEFIVDTRNAGYGGLGLSIEGPSKVDINCEDMEDGTCKVTYCPTEPGTYIINIKFADKHVPGSPFTVKVTGEGRMKESITRRRQAPSIATIGSTCDLNLKIPGNWFQMVSAQERLTRTFTRSSHTYTRTERTEISKTRGGETKREVRVEESTQVGGDPFPTVFGDFLGRERLGSFGSITRQQEGEASSQDMTAQVTSPSGKTEAAEIVEGEDSAYSVRFVPQEMGPHTVTVKYRGQHVPGSPFQFTVGPLGEGGAHKVRAGGTGLERGVAGVPAEFSIWTREAGAGGLSIAVEGPSKAEIAFEDRKDGSCGVSYVVQEPGDYEVSIKFNDEHIPDSPFVVPVASLSDDARRLTVTSLQETGLKVNQPASFAVQLNGARGVIDARVHTPSGAVEECYVSELDSDKHTIRFIPHENGVHSIDVKFNGAHIPGSPFKIRVGEQSQAGDPGLVSAYGPGLEGGTTGVSSEFIVNTLNAGSGALSVTIDGPSKVQLDCRECPEGHVVTYTPMAPGNYLIAIKYGGPQHIVGSPFKAKVTGPRLSGGHSLHETSTVLVETVTKSSSSRGSSYSSIPKFSSDASKVVTRGPGLSQAFVGQKNSFTVDCSKAGTNMMMVGVHGPKTPCEEVYVKHMGNRVYNVTYTVKEKGDYILIVKWGDESVPGSPFKVNVP; encoded by the exons ATGATGAACAACAGCGGCTACTCCGAGGCCCCGGGCCTCGGTCTGGGCGACGAAGCGGACGACATGCCGTCCACGGAGAAGGACCTGGCGGAGGACGCGCCATGGAAGAAGATCCAACAGAACACTTTCACGCGGTGGTGCAACGAGCACCTCAAGTGCGTGGGCAAGCGCCTGACCGACCTACAGCGCGACCTCAGCGACGGGCTGCGCCTCATCGCGCTGCTCGAGGTCCTCAGCCAGAAGCGCATGTACCGCAAGTTTCACCCGCGCCCCAACTTCCGCCAGATGAAGCTGGAGAATGTGTCTGTGGCCCTCGAGTTCCTTGAGCGCGAGCACATCAAGCTCGTGTCCATCG ACAGCAAGGCCATCGTGGATGGGAACCTGAAGCTGATCCTAGGCCTGATCTGGACACTGATCCTGCACTACTCCATCTCCATGCCGATGTGGGAGGATGAGGATGATGAGGATGCCCGCAAGCAGACCCCCAAGCAGCGTCTGCTCGGCTGGATCCAGAACAAGGTGCCCCAGTTGCCCATCACCAACTTTAACCGTGACTGGCAGGACGGCAAAGCGCTGGGCGCCCTGGTGGACAACTGTGCCCCCG gcctctgccctgaCTGGGAGGCCTGGGACCCCAACCAGCCTGTGGAGAACGCCCGGGAGGCCATGCAGCAGGCGGACGACTGGCTCGGGGTGCCCCAG GTGATTGCCCCCGAGGAGATTGTGGACCCCAATGTGGATGAGCATTCTGTCATGACCTACCTGTCCCAGTTCCCCAAGGCCAAACTCAAACCTGGTGCCCCTGTTCGCTCCAAGCAGCTGAACCCCAAGAAGGCCATTGCCTATGGGCCTG GCATCGAGCCCCAGGGCAACACTGTGCTGCAGCCCGCACACTTCACCGTGCAGACGGTGGATGCTGGTGTGGGCGAGGTGCTGGTCTACATCGAGGATCCCGAGGGCCACACTGAGGAG GCCAAAGTGGTTCCCAACAACGACAAGAACCGCACCTACGCTGTCTCCTATGTGCCCAAGGTCGCCGGCTTGCACAAG GTGACCGTGCTCTTTGCTGGCCAGAACATCGAACGCAGCCCCTTTGAGGTGAATGTGGGCATGGCCCTGGGGGATGCCAACAAGGTGTCAGCCCGTGGTCCTGGCCTGGAGCCTGTGGGCAACGTGGCCAACAAACCCACCTACTTTGACATCTACACAGCAG GGGCTGGCACTGGTGATGTTGCTGTGGTGATCGTGGACCCGCAGGGCCGGCGGGACACAGTGGAGGTGGCCCTGGAGGACAAAGGCGACAGCACGTTCCGCTGCACATACAGGCCTGTGATGGAGGGGCCCCACACGGTGCATGTGGCCTTCGCTGGTGCCCCCATCACCCGCAGTCCTTTCCCCGTCCATGTGGCAGAAG cCTGTAACCCCAATGCCTGCCGTGCCTCTGGGCGGGGCCTGCAGCCCAAGGGTGTACGTGTCAAAGAGGTGGCTGACTTCAAGGTGTTCACCAAGGGTGCTGGCAGCGGGGAACTCAAGGTCACAGTCAAAGGACCAA AGGgcacagaggagccagtgaagGTGCGGGAGGCTGGGGATGGTGTGTTCGAGTGTGAGTACTACCCCGTGGTGCCCGGGAAGTACGTGGTGACCATCACGTGGGGCGGCTATGCGATTCCCCGCAG CCCCTTTGAGGTACAGGTGAGCCCAGAGGCAGGAGTGCAGAAGGTACGGGCCTGGGGTCCCGGTTTGGAAACTGGCCAGGTGGGAAAATCAGCTGACTTTGTGGTGGAGGCCATTGGCACCGAGGTGGGAACACTGG GCTTCTCCATTGAGGGGCCTTCGCAGGCCAAGATTGAGTGTGATGACAAGGGAGATGGCTCCTGCGATGTGCGGTACTGGCCCACAGAGCCAGGGGAGTACGCTGTGCATGTCATTTGCGACGATGAGGACATCCGTGACTCACCCTTCATTGCTCACATCCAGCCAGCGCCACCCGACTGCTTCCCAGACAAG GTGAAGGCCTTTGGGCCTGGCCTGGAGCCCACTGGCTGCATCGTGGACAAGCCAGCAGAGTTCACCATTGATGCCCGTGCAGCTGGCAAGGGAGACCTGAAGCTCTATGCCCAG GACGCAGACGGCTGCCCTATCGACATCAAAGTCATCCCCAATGGCGATGGCACCTTCCGCTGCTCCTATGTGCCCACCAAGCCCATTAAGCACACCATCATCATCTCCTGGGGAGGTGTCAACGTACCCAAGAGCCCCTTCCGG GTAAACGTGGGAGAGGGCAGTCACCCCGAGCGGGTGAAAGTCTATGGCCCAGGCGTGGAGAAGACAGGCCTCAAGGCTAATGAGCCCACCTACTTCACTGTGGACTGCAGCGAGGCAGGGCAAG GCGATGTGAGCATTGGCATCAAGTGCGCCCCCGGTGTGGTGGGTCCTGCAGAGGCTGACATCGACTTTGACATCATCAAGAATGACAATGACACCTTCACAGTCAAGTACACACCCCCAGGGGCCGGCCGCTACACCATCATGGTGCTGTTTGCCAACCAG GAGATCCCCGCCAGCCCCTTCCATATCAAGGTGGACCCATCCCATGACGCCAGCAAAGTCAAGGCTGAGGGCCCTGGGCTGAACCGGACAG GTGTGGAAGTTGGGAAACCCACTCACTTCACGGTGCTGACCAAGGGAGCTGGCAAGGCCAAGCTGGACGTGCACTTTGCTGGGGCCGCCAAGGGCGAGGCTGTGCGGGACTTTGAAATCATCGACAACCATGACTACTCCTACACTGTCAAGTACACGGCCGTCCAGCAG GGCAACATGGCAGTGACAGTGACCTATGGTGGAGATCCTGTCCCCAAGAGCCCCTTTGTGGTGAATGTGGCACCCCCGCTGGACCTTAGCAAAGTCAAAGTTCAAGGCCTCAACAGCA AGGTCGCTGTGGGGCAAGAACAGGCATTCTCTGTGAACACACGAGGGGCTGGTGGTCAGGGCCAGCTGGACGTGCGGATGACCTCACCCTCCCGACGACCCATCCCCTGCAAACTGGAACCTGGGGGTGGAGCCGACACCCAGGCTGTGCGTTACATGCCCCCTGAGGAGGGGCCCTACAAGGTGGACATCACCTATGATGGTCACCCGGTGCCTGGCAGCCCCTTCACTGTGGAGGGTGTCTTACCTCCTGACCCCTCCAAG GTCTGTGCTTACGGCCCTGGTCTCAAGGGCGGGCTGGTAGGCACACCAGCGCCCTTCTCCATTGACACCAAGGGGGCGGGCACAGGTGGTCTGGGGCTGACCGTGGAGGGCCCCTGCGAGGCCAAGATTGAGTGCCAGGACAACGGTGATGGCTCATGTGCTGTCAGCTACCTGCCCACGGAGCCGGGCGAGTACACCATCAACATCCTGTTTGCCGAAGCCCACATCCCCGGCTCGCCCTTCAAGGCTACCATCCGGCCCGTGTTCGACCCAAGCAAGGTGCGGGCCAGTGGGCCAGGCCTGGAGCGTGGCAAGGCCGGCGAGGCTGCCACCTTCACTGTGGACTGCTCGGAGGCGGGTGAGGCTGAGCTGACCATCGAGATCCTGTCGGACGCCGGGGTCAAGGCCGAGGTGCTGATCCACAACAATGCTGACGGCACCTACCACATCACCTACAGCCCCGCCTTCCCTGGCACCTACACCATTACCATCAAGTATGGCGGGCACCCCGTACCCAAATTCCCCACCCGTGTCCACGTGCAGCCCGCTGTTGACACCAGTGGGGTCAAGGTCTCAGGGCCTGGTGTGGAGCCACATG GTGTCCTGCGTGAGGTGACCACTGAGTTCACTGTGGATGCAAGATCCCTCACTGCCACGGGTGGGAACCATGTGACAGCTCGCGTGCTCAACCCCTCGGGTGCTAAGACAGACACCTATGTGACAGACAATGGGGATGGCACCTACCGAGTGCAGTATACAGCCTATGAAGAGG GCGTGCATTTGGTGGAGGTGTTGTATGATGATGTAGCTGTGCCCAAGAGCCCATTCCGAGTGGGCGTGACCGAGGGCTGTGACCCAACTCGCGTCCGGGCCTTTGGGCCTGGCCTAGAGGGTGGCTTGGTCAACAAGGCCAACCGCTTCACTGTGGAGACCAG GGGAGCTGGCACTGGGGGCCTAGGACTGGCCATTGAGGGCCCCTCAGAAGCCAAGATGTCCTGCAAGGACAACAAGGACGGCAGCTGCACCGTGGAGTACATCCCCTTCACCCCCGGAGACTACGACGTCAACATCACCTTTGGGGGCCGCCCCATCCCAG GGAGCCCGTTCCGGGTGCCGGTGAAGGATGTGGTGGACCCTGGGAAGGTCAAATGCTCGGgcccggggctgggggctggtgtCAGGGCCCGAGTACCCCAGACCTTCACGGTAGACTGCAGCCAAGCTGGCCGGGCCCCCCTGCAGGTGGCCGTGCTGGGCCCCACAG GTGTGGCTGAGCCTGTGGAGGTGCGTGACAATGGAGATGGCACCCACACTGTCCACTACACCCCAGCCACTGATGGGCCCTACACAGTAGCCGTCAAGTATGCTGACCAGGAGGTGCCACGCAG CCCCTTCAAGATTAAGGTGCTTCCAGCCCATGATGCCAGCAAGGTGCGGGCCAGCGGCCCCGGCCTCAATGCCGCTGGCATCCCTGCCAGCCTGCCTGTGGAGTTCACCATCGATGCCCGGGATGCTGGGGAGGGCTTGCTCACTGTCCAGATCCTG GACCCCGAGGGTAAGCCCAAGAAGGCCAACATCCGAGACAACGGGGATGGCACATACACCGTGTCCTATCTGCCAGACATGAGTGGCCGGTACACCATCACCATCAAGTACGGTGGTGACGAGATCCCCTACTCGCCCTTCCGCATCCATGCCCTGCCCACTGGGGACGCCAGCAAGTGCCTCGTCACAG TGTCCATTGGAGGTCACGGCCTGG GTGCCTGCCTGGGCCCCCGCATCCAGATTGGGGAGGAGACAGTGATCACAGTGGACGCCAAGGCAGCAGGCAAGGGGAAGGTGACGTGCACAGTGTCCACCCCGGATGGGGCAGAGCTCGACGTGGATGTGGTTGAGAACCACGATGGTACCTTCGACATCTACTACACTGCACCTGAGCCGGGCAAGTACGTCATCACCATCCGCTTCGGAGGCGAGCACATCCCCAACAGCCCCTTCCACGTGCTG GCCACCGAGGAGCCAGTGGTGCCTGTGGAGCCAATGGAGTCCATGCTGAGACCCTTCAACCTGGTCATCCCCTTCACCGTGCAGAAAGGGGAGCTCACAG GGGAGGTGCGGATGCCCTCCGGGAAGACGGCCCGGCCCAACATCACCGACAACAAGGATGGCACCATCACAGTGAGGTACGCACCCACTGAGAAAGGCCTGCACCACATGGGGATCAAGTATGACGGCAACCACATCCCTG GAAGCCCCTTGCAGTTCTACGTGGATGCCATCAACAGCCGCCATGTCAGTGCCTATGGGCCAGGCCTGAGCCATGGCATGGTCAACAAGCCGGCCACCTTTACCATTGTCACCAAGGATGCTGGGGAAG GGGGTCTGTCCTTGGCCGTGGAGGGCCCGTCCAAGGCAGAGATCACCTGCAAGGACAACAAGGATGGCACCTGCACTGTATCCTACCTGCCCACGGCGCCTGGAGACTATAGCATCATCGTGCGCTTTGATGACAAGCACATCCCGGGGAGCCCCTTCACAGCCAAGATCACAG GCGATGACTCGATGAGGACTTCACAGCTGAACGTGGGCACCTCCACGGATGTGTCACTGAAGATCACCGAGAGTGACCTGAGCCAGCTGACTGCCAGCATCCGTGCCCCATCGGGCAATGAGGAGCCCTGCCTGCTGAAGCGCCTGCCCAACCGGCACATTG GCATCTCCTTCACCCCCAAGGAGGTTGGGGAGCATGTGGTGAGCGTGCGCAAGAGCGGCAAGCACGTCACCAATAGCCCCTTCAAGATCCTGGTGGGGCCGTCTGAGATCGGGGACGCTAGCAAGGTGCGGGTCTGGGGCAAGGGCCTGTCTGAGGGACACACGTTCCAGGTGGCGGAGTTCATCGTGGACACTCGTAATGCAG GTTATGGGGGCCTGGGGCTGAGTATTGAAGGCCCTAGCAAGGTGGACATCAACTGTGAGGATATGGAGGATGGCACATGCAAAGTCACCTACTGCCCCACTGAACCTGGCACCTACATCATCAACATCAAGTTTGCCGACAAGCATGTGCCGG gaagcccattcacggtGAAGGTTACCGGTGAGGGCCGCATGAAGGAAAGCATCACCCGGCGCAGGCAGGCGCCTTCTATCGCCACCATCGGCAGCACCTGTGACCTCAACCTCAAGATCCCAG GGAACTGGTTCCAGATGGTGTCTGCCCAGGAGCGCCTGACACGCACCTTCACCCGCAGCAGCCACACGTATACCCGCACAGAGCGCACAGAGATTAGCAAGACACGGGGCGGGGAGACCAAGCGTGAGGTGCGGGTGGAGGAGTCCACCCAGGTTGGCGGAGACCCCTTCCCCACCGTCTTCGGGGACTTTCTGGGCCGAGAACGCCTGGGCTCTTTTGGCAGCATCACTCGCCAGCAGGAGG gtGAGGCCAGCTCTCAGGATATGACCGCACAGGTGACCAGCCCGTCCGGCAAGACAGAAGCTGCAGAGATCGTGGAGGGGGAGGACAGCGCATACAGTGTGCGCTTTGTGCCCCAGGAGATGGGGCCCCACACGGTCACTGTCAAGTACCGCGGGCAGCATGTGCCAGGCAGCCCCTTTCAGTTCACCGTGGGGCCACTGGGTGAAGGTGGTGCCCACAAGGTGCGGGCTGGAGGCACAGGGCTGGAGCGAGGGGTGGCCGGTGTGCCAG CCGAATTCAGCATCTGGACTCGAGAAGCAGGTGCCGGGGGCCTGTCTATTGCTGTGGAGGGGCCCAGCAAGGCGGAGATTGCATTTGAGGACCGCAAAGATGGCTCCTGTGGGGTCTCCTATGTTGTCCAGGAACCAG GTGACTATGAGGTCTCCATCAAGTTCAACGATGAGCACATCCCAGACAGCCCCTTTGTGGTACCCGTGGCCTCCCTCTCAGATGATGCTCGCCGTCTCACCGTCACCAGCCTCCAG GAGACGGGGCTCAAGGTGAACCAGCCGGCGTCCTTTGCGGTGCAGCTGAACGGTGCTCGGGGTGTGATCGATGCTAGGGTGCACACGCCCTCGGGTGCAGTGGAGGAGTGCTACGTCTCCGAGCTGGACAGTG ACAAGCACACCATCCGCTTCATCCCCCATGAGAATGGCGTCCACTCCATCGATGTCAAGTTCAACGGTGCCCACATCCCTGGCAGTCCCTTCAAGATCCGCGTTGGGGAGCAGagccaggctggagacccaggcttGGTGTCAGCCTACGGTCCTGGGCTTGAGGGAGGCACTACAG GCGTGTCATCAGAGTTCATCGTCAACACCTTGAACGCGGGCTCAGGGGCCTTGTCTGTCACCATTGACGGCCCCTCCAAGGTGCAGCTGGACTGTCGGGAGTGTCCTGAGGGCCACGTGGTCACTTACACTCCCATGGCCCCTGGCAACTACCTCATTGCCATCAAGTATGGTGGCCCACAGCACATCGTGGGCAGCCCCTTCAAGGCCAAAGTCACAG GTCCCCGGCTGTCTGGAGGCCACAGCCTTCATGAAACATCCACGGTTTTGGTGGAGACTGTGACCAAGTCGTCCTCAAGCCGGGGCTCCAGCTATAGCTCCATCCCCAAGTTCTCCTCGGATGCCAGCAAGGTGGTGACACGGGGCCCCGGGCTGTCCCAGGCCTTCGTGGGCCAGAAGAACTCCTTCACCGTGGACTGCAGCAAAGCAG GCACCAACATGATGATGGTGGGCGTGCATGGGCCCAAGACCCCCTGTGAGGAGGTGTACGTGAAGCACATGGGGAACCGAGTGTACAACGTCACCTACACCGTCAAGGAGAAAGGGGACTACATCCTCATCGTCAAGTGGGGCGACGAAAGTGTTCCCGGAAGCCCCTTCAAAGTCAACGTGCCCTGA